One region of Gilliamella sp. ESL0405 genomic DNA includes:
- a CDS encoding 7-cyano-7-deazaguanine/7-aminomethyl-7-deazaguanine transporter encodes MYLNIHSETLQNKFNSAQQRKALCWLSFFHILVIASSNYLVQIPFDIFGFHTTWGAFTFPFIFLTTDLTIRVFGASLARKIIFVVMIPALLFSYSISVVFFEGHWMGFSALSDFNTFVFRIALASFAAYLVGQLMDITVFNYLRKNKAWWVAPSASAVLGNGIDTIVFFAIAFYQSSDEFMANHWIEIAAIDYSFKILICGLFFLPLYGVILNLILKRLISKPKVSQF; translated from the coding sequence ATGTATTTGAATATTCACTCTGAAACACTTCAGAACAAATTTAATTCAGCTCAGCAGCGCAAGGCGCTTTGCTGGCTCTCTTTTTTTCATATTTTAGTTATTGCATCAAGCAATTATCTGGTACAAATCCCATTTGATATCTTCGGTTTTCATACCACTTGGGGAGCATTTACCTTTCCATTTATCTTTTTAACCACCGATTTAACCATTCGGGTATTTGGTGCTAGTCTTGCCAGAAAAATTATCTTTGTTGTTATGATACCGGCATTACTGTTCTCTTATTCCATTTCGGTTGTGTTTTTTGAAGGGCATTGGATGGGATTTTCAGCTTTATCTGATTTTAATACTTTTGTTTTTCGAATAGCATTAGCCAGTTTTGCCGCTTATTTGGTTGGGCAGCTTATGGATATTACTGTGTTTAATTATTTACGCAAAAATAAAGCATGGTGGGTTGCGCCTTCGGCATCAGCGGTGTTAGGTAATGGTATAGATACTATCGTCTTTTTTGCCATTGCCTTTTATCAAAGTAGCGACGAATTTATGGCCAATCATTGGATCGAGATTGCTGCAATTGACTATAGTTTTAAAATTTTGATTTGTGGATTATTCTTCTTACCGCTTTATGGTGTAATTTTAAATTTGATCTTAAAAAGATTAATTTCGAAGCCTAAAGTGAGTCAATTTTAA
- the queC gene encoding 7-cyano-7-deazaguanine synthase QueC — protein sequence MQHRKALVIFSGGQDSTTCLLQAIADYGRENVETISFQYGQRHAIELEKAKWIADDLGVKQTVIDTSVIKQTTNNALIDDSQEIKSAQEGNYPNTFVDGRNMLFLLLAGCYAKQQGIKDIIIGVCETDFSGYPDCRDIFIKSMNVSMNLALDYTFNIITPLMYLTKAQTWEMADKLGYLDYIRQHTHTCYYGVDGGCGQCPSCELREKGLNEYLTHSTR from the coding sequence ATGCAACATCGTAAAGCACTTGTGATATTTTCTGGTGGGCAAGATTCGACCACTTGCCTACTGCAAGCAATTGCTGATTATGGGCGTGAAAACGTTGAAACAATCAGCTTTCAATATGGTCAACGACATGCCATTGAGCTTGAAAAAGCCAAATGGATTGCTGACGATCTTGGTGTAAAGCAAACCGTCATTGACACTTCAGTGATTAAACAAACGACCAATAATGCCTTGATTGATGACTCGCAAGAGATTAAATCAGCTCAAGAAGGGAATTATCCTAATACCTTTGTTGACGGGCGTAATATGCTATTTTTATTGTTAGCCGGGTGTTATGCCAAACAGCAAGGTATTAAAGATATCATTATTGGCGTATGTGAAACCGATTTCAGTGGTTATCCGGACTGTCGAGATATCTTTATTAAATCCATGAATGTTTCGATGAATTTAGCCTTGGATTACACATTTAACATCATCACCCCATTAATGTATCTGACTAAAGCGCAAACATGGGAAATGGCTGATAAACTCGGTTATCTTGATTATATCCGGCAACACACTCACACTTGTTATTATGGGGTTGACGGCGGATGTGGTCAGTGTCCTAGTTGCGAGTTACGTGAAAAAGGGTTAAATGAGTATCTAACCCATAGCACTAGATAG
- the queF gene encoding preQ(1) synthase produces MSNVTLLGDQSVRYPTTYCPEILETFDNKHPGNDYFVKFNCPEFTSLCPITGQPDFATIYISYVPNIKMVESKSLKLYLFSFRNHGDYHEDCINIIMKDLIKLMDPKYIEVWGKFTPRGGISIDPYANYGKPGTNWEQIALNRLANHDLYPEKVDNR; encoded by the coding sequence ATGAGTAACGTTACACTACTAGGCGATCAGTCTGTTCGCTATCCAACTACCTATTGTCCGGAAATTCTCGAAACGTTTGACAATAAACATCCCGGTAATGACTATTTTGTTAAATTTAATTGCCCGGAATTTACCAGCCTTTGTCCTATCACAGGTCAACCTGATTTTGCGACGATTTATATTTCGTATGTGCCGAATATTAAAATGGTCGAAAGTAAATCACTTAAGCTCTATTTATTCAGCTTCCGTAATCATGGTGATTATCATGAAGATTGTATTAATATCATCATGAAAGATTTGATTAAATTAATGGATCCAAAATACATTGAAGTCTGGGGTAAATTTACACCTCGTGGCGGTATTTCTATCGATCCATATGCAAATTACGGTAAACCCGGCACTAACTGGGAACAAATTGCGCTTAATCGTTTAGCTAATCACGATCTTTATCCTGAAAAAGTCGATAATCGTTAA
- a CDS encoding DUF1090 domain-containing protein, whose amino-acid sequence MKSIIKSSVSKFTLLSFLTTLTLGVCAANVDDHQGQTCAGKKEAIEAQIAEAQKTANLERVQGLEKALLNVKMHCNDDSLEAEYKKDINEKTEKVAERQKDLAEAKLKGDEQKIAQKTSKLNDAEKELAQAKDKLDNFYKELKSK is encoded by the coding sequence ATGAAATCAATAATTAAGTCGTCTGTAAGTAAGTTTACACTGCTTTCATTTTTAACAACACTTACCCTAGGTGTTTGTGCAGCAAACGTTGATGATCATCAAGGGCAGACTTGTGCCGGCAAAAAAGAGGCGATTGAAGCGCAAATTGCTGAGGCACAAAAAACCGCTAATCTTGAGCGTGTTCAAGGATTAGAAAAAGCATTATTAAATGTCAAAATGCATTGTAATGATGATAGTTTAGAGGCCGAATATAAAAAAGATATTAATGAAAAAACTGAAAAAGTTGCCGAACGACAAAAAGATTTAGCTGAAGCAAAACTCAAAGGCGATGAGCAAAAAATTGCCCAAAAAACCTCGAAATTAAATGATGCTGAAAAAGAGTTAGCGCAAGCTAAAGACAAATTAGACAATTTTTACAAAGAACTGAAATCGAAATAA
- the coaA gene encoding type I pantothenate kinase, giving the protein MNNHLSPYMQFSRQEWASLRNAVPMTLSSTELSSLQGINEDLSMDEVSEIYLPLSRLLNYYINNCFSRQAVLAKFLGKSQKIPYVISIAGSVAVGKSTTARVLQALLTRWPEHRKVALVTTDGFLYPNKYLEERGIMNKKGFPQSYDIKKLINFVADVKSGQAKVKAPVYSHLVYDIVENEEIIVDSPDILILEGLNVLQGTINYPQANNRVFVSDYVDFSIYVDAELSLLHDWYVNRFLKFRAGAFSDPNSYFNHYSQLPEQEAINIANRLWHEINELNLIENILPTRERASLILTKGKNHQVDCVQLRK; this is encoded by the coding sequence ATGAACAATCATTTGAGCCCTTATATGCAATTTAGCCGTCAAGAGTGGGCAAGCTTGCGTAATGCGGTACCAATGACTTTAAGCTCAACCGAGCTAAGCTCCTTACAAGGGATTAATGAAGATCTATCTATGGATGAAGTAAGTGAAATCTATTTACCTTTATCCAGATTGCTCAATTATTATATTAACAACTGTTTTAGTCGACAGGCAGTATTGGCCAAATTTTTAGGTAAAAGCCAAAAAATACCTTATGTCATTAGCATTGCCGGTAGTGTAGCTGTAGGGAAAAGTACCACAGCGCGCGTATTACAAGCGCTGTTAACACGTTGGCCTGAACATCGAAAAGTGGCATTAGTGACTACTGATGGATTTTTATATCCCAATAAATATCTCGAAGAACGAGGTATTATGAATAAAAAAGGCTTTCCGCAATCGTATGATATTAAAAAGCTGATCAACTTTGTGGCCGATGTAAAATCCGGTCAAGCGAAAGTTAAAGCGCCGGTTTATTCACATTTAGTTTACGATATTGTTGAAAACGAAGAGATTATTGTTGATAGCCCAGATATTCTTATTTTAGAAGGTTTAAACGTGTTACAAGGCACCATTAACTATCCGCAAGCGAATAATCGGGTATTTGTTTCTGATTATGTGGATTTTTCGATTTATGTCGATGCGGAGTTGTCGCTTTTACATGATTGGTATGTCAATCGTTTTTTAAAATTCAGAGCAGGGGCATTTAGTGATCCTAACTCTTATTTTAATCACTATTCTCAGCTCCCGGAACAAGAAGCGATTAATATCGCCAACCGGCTTTGGCACGAGATTAATGAATTAAATTTAATTGAAAATATTTTACCGACTCGTGAAAGAGCCAGTTTAATTTTAACAAAAGGTAAGAATCACCAAGTGGATTGTGTGCAGTTAAGAAAATAA
- the yihI gene encoding Der GTPase-activating protein YihI, giving the protein MLKNKSKQKPKKTRQEINEASRELKRKRKHKGLPSGSRFNGDSDNRQKKANSVSQDPRIGSKKPISLVVEPQATHTPAVKQSKPVKQTLTPQQELEQLENDPKLDQLLDLVEQDHKLTAEQQNYLDKQLNRIDQLMQELGYTDEDFDEFEDELDKKEDIVSLLKRN; this is encoded by the coding sequence ATGTTAAAAAATAAATCGAAACAAAAACCCAAAAAAACGCGTCAAGAGATTAATGAAGCATCTCGTGAATTGAAGCGTAAACGCAAACACAAAGGGTTACCGAGCGGCTCACGCTTTAATGGCGATAGTGACAATCGCCAAAAAAAGGCAAACTCAGTTAGTCAAGACCCTCGAATAGGCAGTAAAAAACCGATATCATTAGTGGTTGAACCACAAGCAACCCACACTCCGGCTGTTAAACAATCTAAGCCTGTTAAGCAAACCTTAACACCACAGCAAGAGCTAGAACAGTTGGAAAATGATCCAAAACTTGATCAGCTACTCGATCTGGTTGAACAAGATCATAAGCTAACTGCCGAACAGCAAAATTATCTGGATAAGCAATTAAATCGTATCGATCAATTGATGCAAGAGCTTGGTTATACCGACGAAGATTTTGACGAATTTGAAGACGAGCTAGACAAGAAAGAAGATATAGTCAGTTTGTTAAAGCGCAATTAA
- the hemN gene encoding oxygen-independent coproporphyrinogen III oxidase: MSNSGLNQNNPTQTQLWDQALIEKYNYSGPRYTSYPTALEFNESFNEQDFITAATRYHDRPLSLYIHIPFCHKLCYFCGCNKLITRQTHKVTQYLDALDVEIESRAPLFKNRTVSQMHWGGGTPTFLTDEEIARLMASLKQHFHFADDAELSIEIDPREITPDTIDHLANLGFNRLSMGIQDFNHEIQNLINREQDENLIRQLIKQARKNHFASISLDLIYGLPKQTVASFTETLNKVIDISPDRLSVFNYAHLPSRFAAQRKIKDHDLPNASEKLQILQTSIEKLTQSGYQFIGMDHFAKPSDELAIAQQQNKLHRNFQGYTTQGEADLLGLGVSAISMLGDSYAQNQKDLKIYQNQIATKGNGLWKGFNLSLDDKIRRDVIKQLICHFYLDKTTIEQQYHIVFDDYFAQDLALLKPLESDGLVTISQHVIEVQPKGHLLIRNICMCFDTYMRRMARQQQFSRVI, encoded by the coding sequence ATGTCAAATTCAGGTTTAAATCAAAATAATCCCACGCAAACTCAGTTATGGGATCAAGCATTAATTGAAAAATACAATTATTCCGGCCCACGTTATACCTCTTATCCAACGGCGCTCGAGTTTAATGAGAGTTTCAATGAGCAAGATTTTATCACCGCAGCGACACGCTATCATGATCGCCCATTATCGCTCTATATCCATATTCCGTTTTGCCATAAACTTTGTTATTTTTGCGGATGCAACAAGCTCATCACCCGGCAAACACACAAAGTTACCCAATATTTAGATGCGCTTGATGTAGAGATCGAAAGTCGTGCCCCGCTATTTAAAAACCGCACCGTATCACAAATGCACTGGGGAGGCGGCACCCCTACCTTTTTAACCGATGAGGAAATAGCACGACTTATGGCATCGCTTAAGCAGCATTTTCATTTTGCTGATGATGCCGAGCTATCGATTGAAATCGATCCACGTGAAATAACGCCCGATACAATCGACCATTTAGCTAATTTAGGCTTTAACCGATTAAGTATGGGAATTCAAGATTTTAATCATGAAATCCAAAATTTAATCAATCGTGAACAGGACGAAAACTTAATTCGTCAATTGATAAAACAAGCACGTAAAAACCATTTTGCTTCAATCAGTTTAGATTTGATTTATGGTTTACCCAAACAGACGGTTGCAAGTTTTACCGAAACGTTAAATAAAGTGATTGATATCTCGCCGGACAGACTAAGCGTATTTAACTATGCTCATTTACCTTCACGCTTTGCTGCTCAACGTAAAATTAAAGACCATGATCTGCCGAATGCAAGCGAAAAACTGCAAATCTTACAAACCAGTATTGAAAAATTAACGCAATCAGGTTACCAATTTATTGGTATGGATCATTTTGCTAAACCGAGCGACGAACTCGCCATTGCCCAACAACAAAATAAACTCCACCGTAATTTTCAAGGCTATACCACACAAGGAGAAGCTGACTTATTAGGACTTGGGGTATCGGCGATTAGTATGCTTGGCGATAGTTATGCGCAAAATCAAAAAGATCTCAAGATTTATCAAAATCAGATTGCTACAAAAGGTAATGGTTTATGGAAAGGGTTTAATTTAAGCCTTGATGATAAGATCCGCCGTGATGTTATTAAGCAACTCATTTGCCATTTTTACTTAGATAAAACCACTATTGAGCAACAATATCATATTGTATTTGATGACTATTTTGCTCAAGATCTCGCTTTGTTAAAACCGCTTGAAAGCGACGGCTTAGTCACCATTAGTCAACATGTTATTGAAGTGCAGCCAAAAGGTCATTTATTGATTCGCAATATCTGTATGTGCTTTGATACCTATATGCGCCGTATGGCTCGTCAGCAACAGTTTTCAAGGGTGATTTAA
- the rsmC gene encoding 16S rRNA (guanine(1207)-N(2))-methyltransferase RsmC: MATSAYTPASQVIERHQTFFNDKNVIIAGDIQDSYPTVLSAKQVKIHCTQFHTYLRLKNSHRAQISFSLLPEAEFYVGMDTLIYYWPKTKSEAQFQLSYLLHNMPKGSDIFIVGENRTGVKSVEALLADFGTIQKIDSARRCGLYHFQAESRLAFELSQWWLTYHLTIDNHDIEVKSLPGVFSQKGLDAGSELLLNALLDRQDIVKGQVLDVGCGSGILSTVIGKLNPDVDLTLSDVSSAALASSNATLAANQLKGTVVASDVFSNLTDKYHLIISNPPFHDGKETSYTAVNTLIKEAKKHLKLNGYLCIVANSFLPYQAILDETFKSVELIAQTTKFKVYLASH, from the coding sequence ATGGCAACATCTGCTTACACTCCCGCCAGCCAGGTTATTGAACGACATCAAACATTTTTTAACGATAAAAATGTGATCATCGCTGGCGATATTCAAGATAGCTACCCAACTGTTTTATCCGCTAAACAGGTCAAAATTCATTGCACGCAGTTTCATACTTATTTGCGTTTAAAAAATAGTCATCGTGCACAGATCAGCTTCTCATTACTGCCCGAAGCTGAGTTTTATGTTGGCATGGATACACTTATCTATTATTGGCCAAAAACCAAAAGTGAAGCCCAGTTTCAGCTCTCTTATTTATTGCATAATATGCCTAAAGGCAGCGATATTTTTATCGTCGGTGAGAACAGAACAGGTGTAAAAAGTGTTGAAGCACTGTTGGCCGATTTTGGCACAATCCAAAAAATTGATAGCGCAAGGCGCTGTGGCTTGTACCATTTTCAAGCTGAAAGCCGGTTAGCATTCGAGCTTAGCCAATGGTGGTTAACTTATCATTTAACCATTGATAATCATGATATTGAAGTAAAAAGTTTGCCGGGCGTGTTTAGCCAAAAAGGGTTAGATGCCGGAAGTGAATTACTGCTAAATGCACTGCTTGACCGGCAAGATATTGTCAAAGGTCAAGTATTGGATGTTGGGTGCGGATCGGGGATCTTATCAACCGTCATCGGCAAACTCAATCCGGACGTTGATTTAACGTTATCTGATGTAAGTAGTGCAGCGCTTGCTTCAAGCAATGCGACGTTAGCTGCAAATCAGCTTAAAGGAACAGTGGTGGCCAGTGATGTCTTTTCCAATTTAACGGATAAGTATCATCTGATTATTTCTAATCCGCCTTTCCATGACGGCAAGGAAACCAGCTATACCGCTGTTAATACCTTGATCAAAGAAGCTAAAAAGCATCTTAAACTTAATGGCTATCTATGTATTGTGGCAAACTCATTTTTACCGTATCAAGCCATTTTAGATGAAACGTTTAAAAGTGTTGAATTGATTGCACAAACAACTAAATTTAAAGTCTATTTAGCCAGTCACTAA
- a CDS encoding DNA polymerase III subunit psi, giving the protein MTEQDWYLQQCQITQYVLRKPTVFKGEMATQISEQIRLIVVAEQKPMQKIYFDILKAINLDQDQVLVLTPAQLIVSPDDIKQVVWFIDTQPDERWQNQLIITTTSLETLANAPQQKRQLWHQLCQYEDYFHPN; this is encoded by the coding sequence ATGACTGAACAAGATTGGTATCTGCAACAATGCCAAATTACGCAGTACGTTTTGCGTAAACCAACTGTTTTTAAAGGCGAAATGGCAACACAGATTAGCGAACAAATCCGTTTAATTGTGGTTGCCGAACAAAAACCGATGCAGAAAATCTATTTTGATATTTTAAAAGCCATTAATCTTGACCAAGACCAAGTATTGGTGCTCACTCCTGCGCAGTTAATCGTATCGCCTGATGATATCAAACAAGTGGTTTGGTTTATTGATACACAACCAGATGAGCGCTGGCAAAATCAGTTAATTATCACAACCACCAGTTTAGAGACACTTGCTAATGCACCACAACAAAAACGCCAACTATGGCATCAATTATGTCAATATGAAGACTATTTCCACCCTAACTGA
- the rimI gene encoding ribosomal protein S18-alanine N-acetyltransferase — protein sequence MKTISTLTEADLDEAFALEKRCHAIAWSQQTFFSNQGERYLNFKITIDNKIVGFCICQQVADEANLFNIAVDPDYRNQGFAKALLSHLIDQLMAITTPMPISTLWLEVRQSNTAAINLYHSLGFNQITIRKNYYPTTDGKPEDAIIMAYTLAL from the coding sequence ATGAAGACTATTTCCACCCTAACTGAAGCTGATTTAGACGAGGCGTTTGCTTTAGAAAAGCGTTGTCATGCTATTGCATGGTCACAACAGACGTTTTTTTCGAATCAAGGAGAGCGCTATTTAAATTTTAAAATCACTATCGATAATAAAATTGTTGGTTTTTGTATTTGCCAACAGGTGGCCGATGAAGCGAATTTATTTAATATTGCTGTTGATCCTGATTACAGAAATCAAGGATTTGCTAAAGCACTACTTAGCCACTTAATTGATCAGTTAATGGCAATAACGACCCCAATGCCAATTTCAACCCTTTGGTTGGAAGTCAGGCAATCAAATACCGCTGCCATTAATTTATATCATTCACTGGGCTTTAACCAAATAACTATCCGCAAAAATTATTATCCAACCACTGATGGTAAGCCAGAAGATGCCATAATCATGGCATATACATTAGCCCTATAA
- a CDS encoding thiamine diphosphokinase yields MKKQQALLFVNGEPPEHYPIDLQNYQYIACTDGAYHNYLSQTAIIPDFIIGDLDSFDAKSSVPCTTQIIYTPDQNKTDFEKAILFLADKGITTFTVYGAAGRSSDHFLGNLSVALQYHQQFNITFYDNSCHFFFAKSGQTIHKVKDRIISLLPFCQATGVSVTGVAYPLINQNLTFGGLVSVRNKAISDVVEVVIETGTLLIFIENFYLSN; encoded by the coding sequence ATGAAAAAACAGCAGGCATTACTTTTTGTTAATGGTGAGCCGCCAGAGCATTACCCTATAGATCTTCAAAACTATCAATATATTGCTTGTACTGACGGCGCTTACCATAATTATCTGTCGCAAACAGCAATCATCCCCGATTTTATTATTGGTGATTTAGATAGTTTTGATGCTAAGAGCTCCGTGCCTTGCACAACCCAAATTATTTATACTCCCGATCAAAATAAGACTGATTTTGAAAAAGCGATCTTATTTCTTGCCGATAAAGGCATAACAACCTTTACGGTATACGGCGCTGCCGGGCGCAGCAGTGACCATTTTTTAGGTAATTTATCGGTGGCGCTGCAATATCATCAGCAGTTTAATATCACTTTTTATGACAATAGTTGTCACTTCTTTTTTGCCAAATCCGGACAAACAATTCATAAAGTAAAAGATCGGATTATTTCCTTACTGCCATTTTGCCAAGCGACCGGCGTGAGTGTGACCGGTGTTGCCTATCCATTAATTAATCAAAATTTAACTTTTGGTGGGTTGGTGAGTGTACGCAATAAAGCCATTTCAGACGTAGTTGAAGTTGTTATTGAAACAGGTACGTTACTAATTTTTATTGAAAATTTTTACTTAAGCAATTGA
- a CDS encoding surface-adhesin E family protein, producing the protein MKTLSLLFMLISFSAIAHVMSDDENISENLQDKIEVENHGKALTEEMDKGNLTTIIHRFIPLTKLNQGESVGQSYLDRISIKLHSYNPKIRMIDEYINYSPALVQENHETGKKYYSSIKIEYFLNCDKMELAKGKAEMYQAEYGQGELIESVNLLNRWISPKHDSHEHKILLISCSLPI; encoded by the coding sequence ATGAAAACACTAAGTCTATTATTCATGCTGATCTCTTTTTCAGCAATAGCTCATGTTATGTCAGATGATGAAAACATCAGTGAAAATCTCCAAGATAAAATCGAAGTAGAGAATCACGGCAAAGCGTTAACAGAAGAAATGGATAAAGGAAATTTGACAACAATAATCCATCGTTTCATTCCATTAACAAAATTGAATCAAGGTGAATCAGTCGGGCAATCGTATCTTGATCGAATATCGATCAAATTACACAGTTATAATCCAAAAATACGGATGATTGACGAGTATATCAACTACTCGCCGGCGTTAGTGCAAGAAAACCATGAAACAGGCAAAAAATATTATAGTTCCATTAAAATCGAATATTTTCTTAACTGCGATAAAATGGAGTTAGCGAAAGGCAAAGCTGAGATGTACCAAGCTGAATATGGTCAAGGCGAATTGATTGAAAGTGTTAATCTCCTTAATCGTTGGATTTCGCCAAAACATGACAGCCATGAACATAAGATACTGCTTATTTCATGTTCATTACCAATCTAG
- the cyaY gene encoding iron donor protein CyaY: MNIQQFHAITEQLFNEIELFLDDYADKHDVDIDYETNGNVMTISFPNGSKMIINTQEPLFQVWLATARQGYHFDYVNEQFICNRSDQSFTTIFSQAVTEQAEQ; encoded by the coding sequence ATGAATATCCAGCAATTCCACGCTATTACTGAACAATTGTTTAATGAAATTGAACTCTTTTTAGATGATTATGCTGATAAACATGATGTCGATATTGATTATGAAACTAACGGCAATGTGATGACGATCAGTTTTCCAAATGGCAGTAAAATGATCATTAACACGCAAGAGCCGCTATTTCAAGTTTGGCTGGCAACAGCTCGTCAAGGCTATCATTTTGATTATGTCAATGAACAGTTTATCTGTAACCGTTCCGATCAAAGCTTTACAACTATTTTTAGCCAAGCGGTCACAGAGCAAGCAGAACAATAG